A genomic stretch from Plasmodium reichenowi strain SY57 chromosome 4, whole genome shotgun sequence includes:
- a CDS encoding perforin-like protein 1 has product MKLRILKKHYYVVFILLYLYDISCFKCIRLNNRSIYKNKYKNNVHIGTNENIRSIEKYSNVLCNSILCKNDKISSFINQRKNVDDDESENDDMYESTTAGSSSETHDESDEEENDSSNNNNSEEEQIENSNNNNSDEEQIENSNNNNSDEEQIDSSSNDNYDGENEEQDDVMDNDKKDKKIKHSFNLANESKHTKEERVKEEKKLKIYDFINDKEKRLNFNGDQKDEDNEENDDKDENTLENRNIVSKHTSVFPGLYFIGIGYNLLFGNPLGEADSLIDPGYRAQIYLMEWALSKEGIANDLSTLQPVNGWIRKENACSRVESITECSSISDYTKSLSAEAKVSGSYWGIASFSASTGYSSFLHEVTKRSKKTFLVKSNCVKYTIGLPPYIPWDKTTAYKNAVNELPAVFTGLDKESECPSDVYEENKTKSNCENVSLWMKFFDIYGTHIIYESQLGGKITKIINVSTSSIEQMKKNGVSVKAKIQAQFGFGSAGGSTNVNSSNSSANDEQSYDMNEQLIVIGGNPIKDVTKEENLFEWSKTVTNHPMPINIKLTPISDSFDSDDLKESYDKAIIYYSRLYGLSPHDTMQKDDKDIIKILTNADTVTKNSAPPINAQCPHGKVVMFGFSLKQNFWDNTNALKGYNIEVCEAGSNSCTSKQGSSNKYDTSYLYMECGDQPLPFSEQVISESTSTYNTVKCPNDYSILLGFGISSSSGRINSAEQVFSTPCRPGMKSCSLNMNNNNQKSYIYVLCVDTTIWSGVNNLSLVALDGAHGKVNRSKKYSDGELVGTCPLDGTVLTGFKVEFHTSSPYVQTPFEKCAKSLKACSVHGSGHAIGIQNFKSLFIYMLCKNNK; this is encoded by the exons ATGAAGTTGCGTATTCTAAAAAAACACTATTACGTGGTCTTTATATTGTTGTATCTATATGACATTAGTTGTTTTAAATGTATACGTTTGAATAATCGTAGtatttataagaataaatacAAGAATAATGTCCATATAGGAACTAATGAGAATATAAGAAgtatagaaaaatattccaatgttttatgtaatagtatattatgtaaaaatgataaaattagttcatttataaatcaaagaaaaaatgtagatgatgatgaaagtgaaaatgatgatatgTATGAATCTACTACAG CAGGGAGTTCATCTGAAACTCATGACGAATCtgatgaagaagaaaatgatagtagtaacaataataattctgAAGAAGAACAAATTGAAAATagtaacaataataattctgATGAAGAACAAATTGAAAATagtaacaataataattctgATGAAGAACAAATTGACAGTAGTAgtaatgataattatgatgGGGAAAATGAGGAACAAGATGATGTTATGgataatgataaaa aggataaaaaaataaaacattcATTCAATTTAGCAAACGAAAGCAAACATACAAAAGAGGAAAGAGTGaaggaagaaaaaaaattaaaaatatacgatttcataaatgataaagaaaaaagatTAAATTTTAATGGAGACCAAAAAGATGAagataatgaagaaaatgatgataagGATGAAAATACGTTAGAAAATAGAAATATCGTAAGTAAACACACATCAGTATTTCCAggtttatattttataggTATAGGTTATAATTTACTTTTTGGTAATCCTTTAGGAGAGGCTGATTCATTAATTGATCCAGGATATCGAGCtcaaatttatttaatggAATGGGCTCTAAGTAAAGAAGGAATAGCAAATGACTTATCAACATTGCAACCAGTAAATGGATGGataagaaaagaaaatgcTTGTAGTAGAGTTGAATcg ATCACCGAATGTTCTAGCATTTCAGATTATACTAAAAGTTTATCAGCAGAAGCTAAAGTATCAGGTTCTTATTGGGGTATTGCCTCTTTTTCTGCCTCAACAGGATATAGTAGTTTTCTTCATGAAGTTACCAAAAGGTCTAAGAAGACTTTTTTAGTTAAATCAAATTGTGTAAAATATACTATTGGACTTCCACCTTATATTCCATG GGATAAAACTACGGCTTATAAGAATGCCGTGAATGAACTACCCGCTGTCTTCACAGGGCTAGATAAAGAAAGTGAATGTCCTTCAGATGTctatgaagaaaataaaacaaaaagtAATTGTGAAAATGTTAGTTTATGGATGAaattttttgatatatatggaACACACATTATTTACGAATCACAACTAG ggggaaaaattacaaaaattataaacGTAAGTACCTCATCTATTGaacaaatgaaaaaaaatggagTTAGCGTAAAAGCAAAAATTCAAGCTCAGTTTGGTTTTGGAAGTGCTGGAGGATCTACTAATGTAAACTCTAGTAATTCCTCAGCAAATGATGAACAGAGTTATGATATGAATGAACAATTAATTGTGATTGGAGGGAATCCAATTAAAGATGTTACAAAAGAAGAGAATTTATTTGAATGGTCTAAAACGGTTACTAATCATCCTATGcctataaatataaaattaacaCCTATATCAGATAGTTTTGATTCTGATGATTTAAAGGAATCTTATGACAAGgctattatatattattcaagATTATATGGATTATCTCCTCATGATACTATGCAAAAGGATGATAAGGACATAATCAAAATA cTAACGAATGCCGATACCGTAACTAAGAATAGTGCTCCTCCCATCAATGCACAATGTCCACATGGGAAAGTAGTTATGTTTGGTTTTTCCCTTAAACAAAATTTCTGGGATAACACAAATGCTTTAAAGGGATATAACATAGAAGTATGTGAAGCAGGCTCTAATAGCTGTACCTCTAAGCAAGGAAGTTCCAATAAATATGATACGTCATATCTTTATATGGAATGTGGAGATCAGCCTTTGCCATTTTCAGAACAAGTGATCAGTGAGAGTACATCAACATATAATACTGTAAAATGTCCCAATGATTACAGTATCCTTTTAGGGTTTGGTATATCCTCTTCCTCAGGGAGAATCAATTCAGCTGAGCAGGTTTTTTCTACTCCTTGCAGACCAG GAATGAAGAGCTGCTCcttaaatatgaataacaATAACCAAAAGAGCTATATATACGTATTATGTGTTGACACTACCATATGGTCAGGAGTAAACAATTTATCACTTGTTGCTTTGGATGGAGCACATGGAAAAGTAAACAgatcaaaaaaatatagtgACGGAGAATTAGTAGGTACCTGTCCTTTAGATGGTACTGTATTAACAGGATTTAAAGTTGAATTTCATACTTCAAGTCCATATGTACAAACACCATTTGAAAAATGTGCTAAAAGTTTAAAAGCCTGTTCTGTTCATGGTTCTGGACATGCTATAGGTATACAAAATTTCAAAtccttatttatttatatgctttgcaaaaataataaatga